TGCTGCTCTTTTGCTCTTGTGCCCCTCACACTTACATTCTATCTTTTCCCGTTGTTTGGCTGCTTCTATCGATTTTAGATTTACCCTCACCACATAATCTTTTTTCTGCTCTTTGCAATAACATTGATTTTTTAATTCACAATTTGCACAGGCTTCTCTTGGAAAATGGGCTACCGTCTGCCACTTCTTAACACCGGCATGGATGGGTATTATTCCCCCTGGGCATCTTTTTATCACTTCCGTCTCTTCATCTATTTCATATCCGGTCACTGATATCCTAACAGGCTTCCTGCCGTTTAAACCAGTAAAATGAAGTTCTACACAGTTCTCTTTTGCAATTTGTACTACTTCTTTGGAGTAATAACCACCGTCTACATAGACTTCTTGACATTTTGTATTCTGTTTTACAATAGGTAGTCTCTCTTTTAAAAGCTCTACATCACCTTTTATGTTCTTTTCTACCGTATAGTCTGTTATGAGCTGGAAGGGATTTTCTTTTGCACAGGTTTCGCTAAGGTTTAAAACATATCCGCTTTCAGCTTTGTTCCCTTTCTTGCGATAAGTAGCATCCTCATCGTATGCTGACTGAAGTGAATCGCTGGGTATGCTTTTGCTATCTTTGGCTTTGAGCTTCTTGGTTTCTTCATCGTAGTACGCCTGTTCTGACAAAAATCTTTCAAGGATTCTATACGCATCGGAGTTTTTTAGTTCAGAAATGTTTTCAATTGTTTCTTTTGTTTCTTGGCAAAGATTCAAGAGTATTTCGAGCTTGCTTTCGCCTTCCGAAGGCTTGGTTTTGTGTATCACTTCTGTCCTAAATTCAGGGTTGAAAACTTTTTTTAGGTTCTCTGAAAGTTTGTCTTCAGGAATGGATTTTACTGCCCTGTAAAGTACATCAAAGGCAAGGGCAACTCTTCCTGCTTTTTTGATGTTTGACATGAACATGGTGGAGTCTATTCGCTGTTTTTTCATGCATATACCTGCTTCTTTGGTAAAAATCATGGTAAGATTTAAAAACTGCCCAAATATTAAGTCTTCTTGTTCAGGATGTTTTATGAGGTATTGGTATATCCTTGTTCTAAAGTCATACAAGTTTTTTTCTGAAAGGTTCATACCTCCCAATGTTCTTATTCCTACAGCATAATTTATCAGGTAATTGAAGTTGAAGTTTTCGATAAGTTCATCATCAGAGTAGTTTTTAAGGTGTTTTATGTATTCCAAGGAAAGAAGTATGTTAACCGGCAAGTTGGCCCTTCCTGTATCACTGTATAAAACTGAAAAGTGTTTTTCATCAATGTTGCAGAACACGTATTTATAAAATATGGGTGCCCATGATTTTTCAAGTTTAGTCTTTATCCTTGAATCCATGAAGTTAACACTTTCAAATAATGATTGTTGGAGATGGTCGTTGTTTTCTCTAAACAAGTGCAACATCCCATTTGTTGTAATTTTTGCTCCTTTGATTCTAACATAATTTTATATTTATACTTCTTTATAAAGAAAAAAGGCTTTTTACACCAGAATCATCAAATATAAAATAATCGAATTCAGCAAAATCTTTTTCAAAAACTTTTCCTTCAACATCCCTGTTTACACAAAACAGACCAACCTTAGAACCTGTCCATATATCTTCTTTAGG
The DNA window shown above is from Caldicellulosiruptor owensensis OL and carries:
- a CDS encoding transposase produces the protein MDSRIKTKLEKSWAPIFYKYVFCNIDEKHFSVLYSDTGRANLPVNILLSLEYIKHLKNYSDDELIENFNFNYLINYAVGIRTLGGMNLSEKNLYDFRTRIYQYLIKHPEQEDLIFGQFLNLTMIFTKEAGICMKKQRIDSTMFMSNIKKAGRVALAFDVLYRAVKSIPEDKLSENLKKVFNPEFRTEVIHKTKPSEGESKLEILLNLCQETKETIENISELKNSDAYRILERFLSEQAYYDEETKKLKAKDSKSIPSDSLQSAYDEDATYRKKGNKAESGYVLNLSETCAKENPFQLITDYTVEKNIKGDVELLKERLPIVKQNTKCQEVYVDGGYYSKEVVQIAKENCVELHFTGLNGRKPVRISVTGYEIDEETEVIKRCPGGIIPIHAGVKKWQTVAHFPREACANCELKNQCYCKEQKKDYVVRVNLKSIEAAKQREKIECKCEGHKSKRAAIEGTNSALKRGHGLSKLRVRGLVKCRVNAGLKVLAQNFEGFARYMLERVKKAIAESQGGSVPVLIQ